In one window of Candidatus Scalindua sp. DNA:
- a CDS encoding type II toxin-antitoxin system RelE/ParE family toxin: MKYSFHPDARRELFEAINYYDECQEGLGFEFAGEIYSTIQRIVHFSEAWSKSSKNTRKCLTNRFPYGVIYQIAEKEIIIIAIMQLNRKPNYWEKRIK; this comes from the coding sequence ATGAAATATTCTTTTCATCCTGATGCGAGAAGGGAATTATTTGAGGCGATAAATTATTATGACGAATGCCAGGAAGGACTTGGTTTTGAGTTTGCTGGAGAAATATATTCAACCATCCAGCGAATTGTCCATTTCTCTGAAGCCTGGTCTAAGTCATCAAAGAATACAAGAAAATGCCTTACGAATCGATTCCCCTACGGTGTTATTTACCAAATAGCAGAAAAAGAGATTATAATAATTGCTATTATGCAGTTAAATCGGAAACCGAACTACTGGGAAAAAAGAATAAAATAA
- a CDS encoding addiction module protein, with protein sequence MATKTNELFSLVESLPVDIKTKLIEKILNSLHPSQKEIDELWAKEAEKRVKDIKTGKIKTISGKEVFKEIHKRFNK encoded by the coding sequence ATGGCAACAAAAACAAACGAACTTTTTTCACTGGTTGAATCCTTACCAGTAGATATCAAGACAAAATTAATTGAAAAGATACTAAATAGTTTACACCCTTCACAGAAGGAGATAGATGAGTTGTGGGCAAAAGAAGCAGAAAAAAGGGTAAAAGATATAAAGACAGGAAAGATAAAAACAATTTCAGGTAAAGAGGTTTTTAAAGAGATTCACAAAAGATTTAATAAATGA
- a CDS encoding sigma-54 dependent transcriptional regulator: protein MTRRSVAFPEGKMVECSYDLQKEREAAKKSLKRDFGFNRIVGESKVIRKLLDDIKRISSCDVNVLITGESGTGKELFARAVHYISSRTGKPFIPVNCGAIPENLFENELFGHVKGAFTDASFKQTGLVKEAEGGTLFLDEIGTINPYIQIKLLRLLQESEYKPLGHSMHLKADIRVITATNMDLAKLVEKHEFREDLFYRLKVVPFHIPPLRERQDDIPILIKHFVEKYSREYDKPIKEISKEAMKSLLLYPWPGNIRELENKIQQLVVMASSSVIRDRDIQLPSSESKSLEADLELFKVAKQKAIDAFEKLYLTKLLTKYTGDIVSASVKAGKSRTAFWNLLRKHNLSPKQFQPSKQKVKTK from the coding sequence ATGACAAGACGATCTGTAGCATTTCCTGAAGGAAAGATGGTTGAGTGTAGTTACGATCTGCAAAAAGAACGTGAGGCTGCAAAGAAATCTCTGAAGAGAGATTTTGGTTTTAACCGTATTGTGGGAGAGAGTAAGGTCATCCGGAAACTCCTTGATGACATTAAAAGAATATCTTCCTGTGACGTCAATGTCTTGATTACGGGTGAAAGTGGTACGGGGAAAGAGCTCTTTGCAAGGGCCGTTCATTACATAAGCTCAAGAACCGGAAAACCATTTATACCCGTCAACTGTGGCGCTATACCCGAAAACCTCTTTGAAAATGAACTTTTCGGCCATGTAAAGGGAGCCTTTACGGACGCCAGTTTTAAGCAAACAGGCCTGGTAAAAGAGGCTGAGGGCGGTACCCTGTTCCTCGACGAGATAGGGACTATCAACCCTTATATCCAGATAAAGCTTCTCCGTCTGTTACAGGAGAGTGAGTATAAGCCTCTTGGTCATTCAATGCATCTCAAAGCAGATATCAGAGTAATCACGGCCACAAACATGGATCTTGCAAAACTGGTTGAAAAACATGAATTCAGAGAAGACCTCTTCTATCGATTAAAAGTAGTCCCCTTTCATATACCACCGTTAAGAGAGAGACAGGATGATATCCCCATCCTTATCAAACACTTTGTTGAGAAATATTCGAGAGAATACGATAAACCAATTAAAGAGATATCAAAAGAGGCAATGAAAAGCTTACTCTTATATCCCTGGCCGGGAAACATCCGGGAATTAGAGAATAAGATACAGCAGTTGGTTGTGATGGCATCCTCTTCTGTAATACGTGACAGAGACATTCAACTTCCCTCAAGTGAATCAAAATCTTTAGAAGCTGATCTTGAACTCTTTAAAGTGGCCAAGCAAAAGGCCATTGATGCCTTTGAAAAATTGTATCTCACAAAACTACTCACAAAGTATACGGGAGACATAGTTAGTGCTTCAGTGAAGGCAGGTAAGAGCCGTACTGCCTTCTGGAACCTCCTCAGAAAACACAACCTCTCACCAAAGCAGTTCCAGCCCTCGAAACAAAAGGTAAAGACAAAATAA
- a CDS encoding DUF4255 domain-containing protein, giving the protein MLSHALIIVRNELNKHFADSYGSGASQVELRNIAEGFSTTGNGSSERDRLYLSVVNIKEEKTLKNLPNYTRNDATLRAVYENPPVFLNFLILMAATHTNYTNALSILSRVIRFFQFKNVFTQDDVSPDSITASGIINPLDQLEDFKLIFDLYSPTMEEVNHLWGTLGGKQYPFVLYTLRMLELKFKAVQSESGLITEVVSNFHQKKTAAT; this is encoded by the coding sequence ATGCTTTCACATGCATTGATTATTGTAAGGAACGAGTTGAATAAACATTTTGCAGACAGCTATGGATCTGGCGCTTCACAGGTAGAATTAAGAAACATAGCAGAGGGGTTTTCAACTACAGGTAACGGTAGTAGCGAAAGAGACAGGCTTTACTTATCAGTCGTGAATATTAAAGAAGAAAAAACCCTGAAGAATCTACCAAATTATACACGAAACGATGCAACGCTCAGAGCCGTTTATGAAAATCCACCTGTTTTTCTCAATTTTTTGATTCTGATGGCAGCAACTCACACGAATTACACCAATGCACTATCGATATTATCGAGGGTAATACGTTTTTTCCAGTTCAAAAATGTATTCACCCAAGATGATGTTTCTCCTGATTCTATAACGGCTTCGGGCATAATAAATCCTCTCGATCAATTAGAAGATTTCAAGCTTATTTTTGATTTGTATTCTCCAACCATGGAGGAAGTGAACCATCTATGGGGTACACTGGGGGGGAAACAGTACCCTTTTGTTCTGTATACGCTTAGAATGCTTGAACTGAAGTTCAAAGCGGTTCAAAGCGAAAGCGGGCTTATCACTGAAGTTGTCAGTAATTTCCATCAAAAGAAAACGGCAGCAACTTAA